A stretch of DNA from Gasterosteus aculeatus chromosome 7, fGasAcu3.hap1.1, whole genome shotgun sequence:
GCCAAACTGATCCCGGAGTCCAGCTGCGGGCCCCCGGGGGAAAAGCCCTCCGTGTCGGACATCCTGAAGATCTCCATGATGCAGGCCGAGATCGACCCCAGCACGGAGCCCATGGTGGTGGACTCCTCCAGCGACCGCGGCCCTCTGGGAAAAGCCGTGTCGGGCACCCTGGACCCGGGCCAGTTCATCAGCAGCTCCGGGACCAGCATGCATCACTCCCACGCCAAGGCGCAGCCGTTCGGCTGCAGGCCGGCTGTCACCGCGCAGAGGAGCAAGGAAGACCTGGAGGTCATTGAGgtgagaaagcagaaggtgGTTGTGATGCATTCATGAATCCTGGAGATGCTCTTTGTTATGTTGCCCGGATATTGACTGGAACCCAAATGTGACTAACGCGTGCAGGTGATTCCTCAGTATTCCATCCTGCCGGACTCCAGCCAGTCCAACGTGGTGGTGGAGCCCAGCGGCTTCCTGGAGATCACCAACTACACcagccagcagctggaggaggacagccccatggagcaggaggtggacaGCAGCAACGACGAGGCCACGGCCGCCAGCCCCCCCGACCGACCATAGcgccacacccccccccccctcactacaCCCCCACCCCAAGGCCCATCGTCCAggatatttcaaatgtttccacGTTTAGTGTACAAAGCCTGACGGACATGTGAAGGTATTTCTTCTGACAGTAAAGTCTCATATGAAGTTTCGTGAGGAGAGAACAAGGCGACGCGTGTTTCACTGCtcattgtaaaaagaaaaactaaatgtacctgtttttttgtaaagattTCCCCGAGTCTGCATTTGCTTCTGcgtagtgtgtttttaaagtgcatttcattttataccTTTAAAACAAGATTGCTGGTTGAGAAAAATCATTTAATCTGCCCAATAAATCCTCTTGAGTAGTTTAATCCTCAGTTTATACAGTTTCATTGGTTGCAAACTAAATTATCTTTTGGATGAATGAGGATTAACTGCAAAATGCTGTGATTACGTCATTCAGAGTAACAAATAACCTCCAATCAGTCGTTTAGGAATATGAACTTATTGCTCCTTTTctcaaaactaaactaaaaaagaaatatgaaactTGAAATAATCATCTCGGGCCAAGAAGAGCTTCCCAACTTCTTATCTCCTTTCAGTGTCCGATTTAATAAAAGTCAGCACAGGAATCTTCTGCTCCGCGGCTTCAGGACTCAAACAACCTTCTTCTTTAACTCGACAAAGACAGAAGCCGTTTCTCAACAGGAGAACAGTCTGCagctggaacagcagctgactccATGACGTCTCCACGTCAGCTGCTCTAACTAATGACTTCCACACAGTTCTTGACTGTTACCTATTTTTAATACCAAGCTTTTGTTTCGTTTTCGTTTAAAATAGAGAAGTGTGTATACAATAATGCACACAACAACACGCCTGCACACTGGATACACGCAAACAACTGGGTCAAAGGTCTCACAAGAACGGACGAGTGCTCCGACGAGTTCTGGGTCAACTTTCTGATTTGATGCCTTTAAACACGTCCAACGGCTCAACTCACTGCTCTTGATGAAAAATGCGACACacatttctttactgttttactTGAACTCATTGTGATTATTAAAACAGATTTTATTGCGCCGCGAGCCGACGCACAACCGCTGAATGATCTGCTCTCTCTTGGTCTGAGGCCAAAGACAATGAATAGAATcacaatataaaaacatttattgcattATAATTCCAGCCGGAGCCGAACTCCGTGTTTATTGGCCGCTGTGCGGTTTAAGTGTCTTCagctgtgtttaagtgtgtcttTAGGTGGGTTTAAGTGTCTCTTTAGGTGGGTTTAAGTGTCTTTAGGTGGGTTTAAGTGTCTTTagctgtgtttaagtgtgtctttagctgtgtttaagtgtgtcttTAGGTGTGTTTAGTTGTCTTTagctgtgtttaagtgtgtctttagctgtgtttaagtgtgtcttTAGGTGTGTTTAAGTGTCTTTAGGTGGGTTTAAGTGTCTCTTTAGGTGGGTTTAAGTGTCTTCAGCTGTGTTTAAGGGTGTGTTTAGTTGTCTTTagctgtgtttaagtgtgtcttTAGGTGTGTTTAAGTGTCTTTAGGTGGGTTTAAGTGTCTTTAGGTGTGTTTAAGTGTCTTTAGGTGGGTTTAAGTGTCTTCAGCTGTGTTTAAGGGTGTGTTTAGTTGTCTTTagctgtgtttaagtgtgtctttagctgtgtttaagtgtgtcttTAGGTGTGTTTAAGTGTCTTTAGGTGGGTTTAAGTGTCTTCAGCTGTGTTTAAGGGTGTGTTTAGTTGTCTTTAGCTGTGTTTAAGTGTATTTATCTGTGTGTCTTTAGGTGGGTTTACGTGTCTCTTTAGCTGTGTTTAAGTGTCTTTAGGTGGGTTTAAGTGTCTTTAGCTGTGTTTAAGTGTCTTTAGGTGGGTTTAAGTGTCTTTAGCTGTGTTTAAGTGTCTTTAGCTGTGTTTAAGTGTCTTTAGGTGGGTTTAAGTGTCTTCAGCTGTGTTTAAGGGTGTGTTTAGTTGTCTTTAGCTGTGTTtaagtgtatttatttgtgtgtctttaggtGGGTTTACGTGTCTCTTTAGCTGTGTTTAAGTGTCTTTAGGTGGGTTTAAGTGTCTTTAGCTGTGTTTAAGTGTCTTTAGCTGTGTTTAAGTGTCTTTAGGTGGGTTTAAGTGTGTCTTTagctgtgtttaagtgtgtcttagggttagggttgtcTTTAGGTGGAGTTGGTGGCGCCGTGTGGGAGAGATTTCGGGAGTTTCCTCCGACATTTCTCTCATTCATCACGCAGGCCGGAGCAACATTCCTTCAGCTCCAGTTTACTTGatttcttcttcctgcttccCTTtcaggctccggttcgttctgCGCTCCACGTCACAGCTATTTACAACAAGTAAAACCATCAGGAGGTAAAGCTCATCTGCCGCCCCCGCGCGCGTTGGACGTTTCACAGGCGATGTTCTCGAAACAACGGTTCTCTGATGTAATTTATCCCTTTGTGAGGAAGCGGAGAGTCCGGCGGGTCACCGAGGGTCATCGAGGTCGAGTGGAAGCCTCAGACTTTAAAGAGAAGCACGAGATCTGCACTTTGTTCATTCACAGGATTTCACCCCACACGGCAAACCAACCCTCACCAGCACACCGTGATGCTGAGGGGGAAGTCGGAGGAGAACGTATCCTCCGGGGAGCACGAATGCCTCCACAGAAGCTCGAGAGAATCCACCAAATGTAGCCTGAGATATTTCAGACGACGTTGAAAGCTCAGCATTCATAAGTCACAGCAGACAACGCTGATGTAAACACGTCGCCGATGATTCACTCCTCTTTCCATCTGGTTTCAGTCAGGAAAgcgtctcgggggggggggagtgtctcAGTGGAGACGGATGTGCCTCGCTCCGTGATCTCCGGCTGGCAAACTACGAGCGTCCCATTACTCATCCCAGTGCGCTCGCTTTCCCCCGTTTACCGCCGAGCACCATGGGAAAGGTCACAGGCCGCACGCTTGTGTTTTATCTCGCCGCACCGCTGTGAATCCGCCGTGCGTATCGCACATTAAACgctcagctgttgttgttgttgttgttgtcgtccctCGGGTCGGGtggtgctgcagctgttgtgcGTTCGGTGTGTTAATCAgcgaaaacacacactgcaggcgGCGTTACGCATCACACACTCGCTTTGAGGAGCCTCCAGGATCGTCGTGCTCCGGAGTCCAGGTGGATTCACTTTGCTTCACACGGCTGTGAGGTGATGCCACGCTTGTTTCATCGGCTTTATTGGCCGTGCGCACGCAGATAACCTCTTGATTAATGGTGATCACATGGACATTAACAGACAGCTTGACCTGTTGACCTCTGGGACATTCTCCTCCCCCGAGCCTCCGttcacaaagtaaacacaatatttaattcatttatttaactgtTGAGTCAAAATATGATTTCTTGGGTccgtttatcttttttttttttatgtccaaTTGAAACAACCAcgtttgcatttgtgtttgttcgCGGTGTTTTTGCGGCCGAGTTCTGCTGCTCTGATCCGGACTCGGCGTGTGAAGCGAAGGTGTCTGATGTCAGCGTGATGAACACCAGCTAAGAACCTTCGTGACTCAGTGCGCCGTCACACGGGAGGAAAAGGGACCGACGTCTGCTTCCAATTACGAGGCCCAGATGCTTCCCGTAGGCCTCCGATTCCATCGCTGCTCATCTCATaaacaagagggggggggggggggggggctttgaaaGGAAATCTCGTcgtttgggggggaaatgtgaAGAAAGTGGTTTGTAGGAGTTCACTTTGTTTATGTTCGGCTCGTCAGAGCTACAATCTTTGGCCCACGTAGACTGACAGgaagtgagccccccccccccgggggcaaCGCCAGGCCgggcaaaaataaatgaagtgagtGCAGTCGCATAATTCGATCTCCTGGAAGCACGAGTAGCAGGAATCTGAGGAGACGACCTTCGTGTCAAACAGGAGATTTATCGATTAGTTTGTTTAATGAAAATACACTTCAAATGTTACAGAAAAGCCCCTTTGTTACTTACAGTGTGATCATGTCGCGCTGCTCCTCCATGAATCACCTCGCAGGTCATAAACCACGATGCTGCACTTCAGTGTTTAACAATCCAAAGGTCGAAGTTCAACTACCGCTTTTTTTGCGGAAGGCCGCCGATGAAGAGGATTAAACTGCGTCCTCGTCGCCTGTGGAAGCAGAGCGGCTGGAGTTGTTCACTTAAACAAAcgttcctccccccccacaaaaGTCTAGACGGCCACAGATACAAATAGTTTCCATTATTCCGTCCCCCTCGCTGCGTGCAGCATTAAGCGTCTTAACGAGAGCTGGTTCAGAGCTGCATCACTGCAAAACTaagtgaatgaataaataaacatggtCGGTCTTCTGCAGCCTGAAGTGCATCCTAACAAACATATCGAAATTAACCAAACTTTATTTGTTATTCAAGCAAATACACGCTGTGCAGCACGCAGGGGCCTCTTCACGGTTCACGTTAAACAGCATCTTCTCTAAACACGTCTACGTCTAATACGAACACACGCGACAAACGCAAAGCCTCCTTCACCACGCAGCCGATCGCCGGTGGAAGACGCGGAGAGGACGACGTCCTGCAGCAGGACGACGTCCTGCAGCAGGACGACGGTCAGTCAGAGTCACCGGCGGTTCAGCTCCGTTGTTTCGACTCGAAAGATTTCAAGCGTAAACAACAGAAGATGAAGGACTGGAGAAAGTTAGCAAACATCCAATCAAAAGAGACGAGGAAATGTGAAAAGGAAAcgtttatttctcattttatcTCAATGTTGTactttatttatattgtatttatttagtcataAGTCGCCTCGTGTGATAAATAAATGTTCAGGTTTCTGTCTGACGTCGTTTTCAACACTATCTGGATTAAACAAACATGTTAAAAACCTCACAaattgattatttaaaaaaagaaataaaatatctgCAATGGTGTATGTTGCATTAAAACTGATTTGAATAATAGGAAATAATCAAATTATTCTGATGAATGTTTGTGcaataataaaatgacaaacattagAAAATAACATTCAGTTTATTCTCATATAGTTAAGTGCTACTTCTTTTgcccaaaagttttttttaaatgaccgaGCAAAAAATCTGTTATATTATTAGCTGAATATTGATGTGACAAGAAATGGGCCGGTGTGAACACGACACTCAGtatttaaacataaaataatgtgtAGAAAATGGCCTTCATCTGGTACAAAGTGTCGCTTACATGACGTTAGAAAAGCATTTCCGTTGTATATAATTGTGGATTGTTGTGTTGCACACAACatctattcttttatttattccaaaAATAAACAGCACGTATAATAAACCTCCATGTCAGAGTTTCACAGTTACTCGTTTCAGTGTTCAGCCCCAGACTTCAGCTTCTCGCGTCAAATGCAGAAAACAACACTGTTGTTATGGAAACACAAATATCATTAGTGTTGAAACAATCTCAGAATAagacacaatcacacaaacCAGGCGAGATTTAAAGTGCAAACCACATAAAAAAAGAGGTCGGATTGCTTTGTAAAAACTTTGACCTCCGacagatatgtatatatatatatatatatatattcatatatatatatattatatatattcatatagaTACACATGTACTTCATTTAGTCATAGTTCATGAACGGAGCCTTTTGCTTCCTGACCTTCTGTAGTGTTTTCTTCCTTCTATTCGCAGCGTAAAGGAGAATTCCCCTCACACACGACGTTACACGTCAACAAGCGAAGACGTCAGACTTTGAGtcatcttcctctttctgcatCGCTCACTAATCGCTCATCATTTCATCGAAACTGAAGAATAGTTCAATATCAAGAAAATATGCTGCAACTActccttttaaaatgtattaactttAAAGCTGCAGTTCCTAAAGTGACCACTAGAATGTTCATCAAAccataaacacatttgaaaagtgtttttcGTCCCCGCAGCGCTCCACATCAAAGCGCAGTGTGGCTTCTTCGTTGGTGTCAGTGCGGTCGCTGTTGGTAACCCAAAGATTGGGGCAATAAATTGTCCTTCACAAGTCTTTGGtcattcatgtttgttttaaaccGCCGACCAAGTCAGAAAAACTGATATTCCTTGGCGCCGCGGCACTAAGCCCGGAAGCTCCGGTTGTGCTCCGGTTTCCTGGCGCGGAAACATCTGACCAGCAGCACCAACGCGACCACGGTGACCAGCGCTACCACCACCGCGGCTACCGCATAGTACCGGCCCCCCGGCCTGAGGCACATGTCCTGGGTCACCTGCTCGATGTTGACTGGCTCCGAGTACTCCTGGTGGACGCAGGTGGCGGTCTCGATGTCGGGGACGACCACGGCCGAGTTCTGCACCATTTGGAGGAGGTCGAGgttgctgcagcagctcagggGGTTGGAGCCCATGTAGAGGGTCTTCAGCGAGGGCTCCAGGGCGAGCATGGTGCTGTACTCCAGGGTGACCAGGTGGTTGTTCTGCAGGTTCAGGGACTCGATGGAGGAGTCTCGGTTCCAGGCGGGCACGGTGGTCAGCTGGTTGGTGGACAGGTCGATGTGCTTGAGGCTCGTCAGCGACGACAGGTCCATGCTCAGACTCGAAATGTTGTTCTCCCTGAGGAGCAGGTGGACCAGGGAACGTTCCAGACCGGAGAGGGAGTCTCGGTCCATGTCCAAGCCCGGGTTCAGGGACAGATCCAGTGACTTCAGAGGGCTGCCGGCGAACGCGTCGGCAGGCACAGTCCTCAGCTGGTTGTCGGACAGGTCCAGGATCTGCAAGGTCGgcacagaggagaaggagacgcaCCCCGGAGCATCCTGCCGGTTTCGGCCCCAGGAACAGATCTGGAGATTATTCTGCCGAAGCTGCAGGTGCTCGATGCTCGGAAGTCGTCGAAACACGCCGCTGTCCAGAGTGGCGAGGCCGTTTCCgcggaggaggagcttctccaGCGACCGCAAAGTGTTTTCCCCAAACGTCAGGCTGCGCAGCGAGTTGTAGCCGAGGTTGATGACCTTCACGGTCCGCAGGAGGCCCTCGTCGGCGACGGAGAACTCGCCGATGCAGTTATTGCTCACGTTCAGGACCTCCAAGGACCGCATGCAGTGAAAGAAGGACTCGGGTAAGCTTTGGAGTTGGTTGTAGCTCATGTCCAGGTATCTCAGGTGAGAGAAAAAGGTCTTTTCATCAGGAGTCGCCGTGTCGTTGACGCTCTGGAGCTGGTTGCGTGAGACGTCCAGGCGCTCCAGCCGGTTGTTCctgggcagcagaggaaaggtagacattttgttttcactcaGATCGAGCGAGAGGAGGCAATAGTAATCCGTCGATGTGGCGCTGTGGAAAAGCTCCACGCTGTTCTTGCTGAGGTTGAGCACCTTCAGGTTGCAGAGGTTGAAGTCTGTGATGCAGGTGATGGAGTTCTTGGACAGATCGAGTTCCGTCAGACCGCTCAGGGAGTCGAAAGCGCCGCTTTCGATCTCCAGGATGACGTTGTTGCGGAGGCCGATTTTTTTCAGCCTCGGCGACCCGCTGAAGGTGTTTTGCGCTATTTTGGTGATGCTGTTGCCGTTCAGAGCGAGGACCTCCAGCGAGGGAGAATGcgccaggaagtagtcggtcATCCCGGTGTAGAGCCCGTTGCTCGACAGGTCGAGCGTCTCCACGGCCGTGAGAGGCCCCAGCCTCACGTTGGAGAGGGCGAAGACATTCAGGCGATTCCTGGACAGGTCCAAGACCTTCAGGGCGGCCATGTCCACGAAGAGCCCCGGCTGGATGAAGTGGATCTCGTTGGAGCGCAGGTTCAGGCGCCGCAGGCCGGTGTGGAACGCCAGAGTCTCCCGGGTGAGGTTCTGCACGTGGTTGCGAGAGAGGTCCAGCGTCTGGACGCCGCGGGGGAGGTCGACCGGGGCGCTCCTCAGGCTCAGGTCGCTGCAAAACGCATCCATCTGGACCTGCGAACGGAGAAAACAGAACACGCGAGTGTGGGTTTAATGAAGGGGAACGCCGCCAGATCGCCCGGCGCTGACGCAGCGCACAGCGAATGCTCCAGGTGGGTTTGCGGAGCCCGCGGCGCGTTCTTGGCAGCAGCGCGGCCCTGTGAGGTTTATCACCACGAGTTATACTAATGAGAAAAATGCCCTTTTCCCTGGAAACGTATCCACTGCTTTAATGACTCGATCTGTGGTCTCCAGACCCGGACGCTTTCGtcatctcctcttctctcaCCCTCCTAGGTTCAAATCTTTAGGTCATAAAGAGCAGTTTATAACTCAAACCATGTGGACAGAAATCCCTTCTGTCCAACAACAGCTCGTAAAGCTCTCGGTCTCGCCTTTCCTCTCTGAGTATTTAGAGTATATCTACTCCACGGACCTTCTCGGCTTACTAGTGGCGTCCTGAAAGAGGCGTTCCTCGTTGCTTACAGGCGCAAACGCGCTGATTTATCGCGACGGGCAGAACACCGCCCGGCATCGCGGAACGAATCAACCCAACCTCATCAGAAGCTCTTCTACGTGTTGGCTGGTGTCTCTCCTGAGAAGGGAAAATCCTCCAGAACACGAGAAGCCGAAACGAGGACTCGATTCACTGGAAAAGAGGTCAAGAGTTGCGATCGCAGACAACAACCCGTCCCATTCTTCTGCCAGAGGAGACAAATAACGTTCCTTTGTCCAAATATCGAAGCCCGAAGGTCTGGCAGCACAGCCTGAAATAATAAACCAAACCTGCTGCTCCGGAGCTCTCAAATAAACCGCCGGCCTTTTTCTCGGGGATAATCCGAAAATACCTCCATCACCTGATGGATCAGGGGCCTCATGCGCGTTCAGACATAAAGCAAAAACAGATGAACGCATGAGTCACTGCTTCTTTGGCTGGAGATGTGAGGATGCAGGGAAACtgagaaagacatttttttttttactcacaacTTGGCAGGccgggaggcggcgggggggccgggCGGACGCCGCCACGCAGGTGACCAACAGCgggaggagcagctggaaggcGGCCATGACGCTGCGTCGGCGGGGAGAGACCAGATACCACGAGTTAGAACCGCGGCGCTGCAGGAAGCAGGACGCCGGTGATATGACTCGAAAAGGGAAGGAAGCGGGACGCCGGCCTACCTACAGAGACTGAAACGGGGGCTTTTCTGTGTCACTTGTTGATCATGACGTTTCTATTTTGCCGCATTAAGCTGCAGGAAAGAGAACCGGTGACTAAGATAACGAGAACAAAAGCCATCGATTCTGCCCCGTACGTCGTTACTCCGGAggatacttttatttattatacttttactattattttttttcgcCTCGGTGAGTCTCTTCACGAGTTCTATGCCTCCTTATGTTTTGCGTAAACTTGCTGAAATAGTTCTTGACAGGCTCCCCTGGCCCAGATGAAAGCACCCTGTAGGCCGCACGGGCAAATCATGTGGGAGTAATTATCATCGTCGTGGAAACTACCGATAATCACGTACTTTTAATTATTAGTTTCAGCGATTCAGTTCAGGAGAATTCTTCTCTGAACTGCCAGCAGAGCAGCTCTGAGGAGCTTCTGATTCAACGAAGTTATTCTTCCCTCTCATGTGACAAGAACACAGAAACATCATTCATTCGCTGCTACTGGAACACATTTGGGTTTTGGTAATTAACAATAAGAAGCATTTAGCTCACGCATTGTTCAAAGCGGACCGACGGGGCTTCTCTCTGGTGACGCCGGCCGTTCATCAAACGACACCATTAGACATTTACAGCCGCGATAAAACTTTGTGGTCGTTAATCAGCAGCCAGAAAGATCAAAAACTCTTCTTCTCTCGTGAAGCTACGGACGGACGGCCAGGTGCTGTACCAAGAGTATCCTAATGTTTCCTTCAGTGCGTCCCTTTTCATTTCAGAGGGAGCGACTTAAATATTTACACGCGCTGCAGACGGGACGGGACCCCTCAGATGTATCTGGCGACCCTTCAGAGGGGCCCGACCCAGAGGTTGGGAACCCCCACTGAACTTTAAGCAGTTAAAACAGCTTCAACAACATGCTACTCACACGCTGAGGTCTAACgttgttatttattaaaacatgtcCCTTACTTCATACTgcgtattttattttgaaggcgtcGTGATCTGAGGACTATTTACAAAGCGCTAGTTTACACACTgcatcatttcagctttcattgCTTTTTCTGCTGTTGTACATTTTCAAAGTTAAGATTAGTTAGTCAAGTAAAAGTAGTAATAACGTGAAAATACAGTTTACCTCAAATAGGAACGTAAATCTGCTGCGCTACAAACCAGCAGCTGATACGGACCTCTCTGCTTAAATAAAAGGACCTGAGAAGGTCTTCCACCCCtgatgtttgtttgcatgcaaaCCAAAAAGAGCCCGACAACTGGTCTtcatcctcaccccccccccctcaccccctcacacacacacactcacggatCGATGGTGACCGAAGAGCTGCTCTCAGCCGAGGCTTCCCTCCACTCTGCGATGCTCCGGCTGCTGTCCAGCCATCACATCCTGTGAGAATATCCTGcacatccccccctcctccgtgcTCAGGGAAATGCCTTATAAGGGGGTTGGGAAGTCCAGTTCTATGCTTCACTTCACTAAGGAGAagcaactccccccccctccctccctttccccaCCCAAAAAGTGACTCTGCATTAATCAGAAGGTTCGCTTGGAAATAGTTTGCATAATCTCTCACACGCATCTCCATTTGGGATATTTGACAGGCTCCAAAAACGGCCTTTTATGGATACAAGCGCATGAGGGGGAGAATGTAGATGTTTGTCTCCATCAGATGAGAGAGAGTGGAAGGGTCACATGTCACCAAGAAAATcaactcttttattttggcggtaCATTGAGCAGCAGACATTTGTTTAGAGAGTCTACTTTGAAAAGCTAAAAATTCTCAAGAAGTAGAACAGAATCCTGTGTACACATCACTTCACGTTCAGAGCTGGTgccctttttacttttattattcaGTAAACTTCTCATTGTCAAGTTTAAAAGTCCACGAATCCTCTCAATCTGAGAGCAGGTTAGTTGGTTCTCTTACAATAATTACTGCTGCATGTTGTTAGTATGGGTAATATGTAGAATGTAACTTTGAGTATCTATCTCCAGAATGAAGTGGAGGATGAGGTACTGAACTCGAGACCTGGATTTAGTGACTGTGCATCACTTCTAGTCATGCGagtaaaaacaggagaaaaggcCTGAACGTGTGAATAAgcgcagaagaagaagtcttACCTGGTCTCTTCCTCTGCGGTGTCTCGTTCTTCGTTAGCAGCTTTCGTTTCACGTTCATCCTTTTATCCTCCATTGTTTTCATCAGTGGTGtcatgtgtcacacacacacacacacacacgcacacacacacacacacacacacctacacacctacacaccttTTTGGGGGATTGTCCCTCTCATCTCCCGGGAATCCCGGCCTCATGCTTTGTTTCCCTTtcgggggggggttgtcggCCTCGGTCTCTTTCCGTTTCAGATATCCGTTTCCTGGTAGGACGCAGTGAGATCAGCGGGACGTTAATGCAGCTGATCAACCAGCAGTGAGCGAggtcctcctgcctcctgctgCTCGGGCTCGCTCGGTGCAGCGCTgcaaccacagaagaagaaaagatagatactttattgatccctcaagagggaaattttggtatcacagcagcatgtacagggaagaaaatagaataaaaagatacacattatatacaatataataagagaaatattaaattaaattaaataaactgaaacaaaagaataaccttccaaaagagacaataagaCACGAGTTTTCTGAGGAATATCGAGAGTACAAATGGAGATAAAGGTCGTGCAGCGCACGTTGGGAGTCTCCCTCTGGGTGTTACGTGTGACGACAGGTGTTCTCGCTGCAAACAGACAGGTGACGCGAGTCagagcaccacacacacacacacacacacacacacacacaccacacacacaccaactgacCATTTAGATCAATGACATTCACAAATATATCTGTAAAAAGATGAACGTGAggctaataaataaaataagaagaatCACTCGTAAAAGATGACCATGAAGGGTACTTAAAAGTcttataaaaatgtatatttataaaaatattgaaaactgaatattacagtaaataaaacaaagattgaaACACGGTATTTCTcttgaaatatatataacagAAAGACTTCAAACTGGTCTGATGGACGTGTGAACACACCTATTGTACAATATATTCCTCTCTGTATACAGTTATACACACACCATCAATTACAAAAATCAACATTAACAGTTATCATTAAGAAACAGTGAACATTTTCACATTATGATTTAATAGCTGGATGTTTGGGTCTTATTTTTATTCAGAGGGAAAGTGAATCAGTGTGGTGCGAATATAATAATCAgatcaaacacatttaattggCCAGGAATAGGTTTTATATAAAATTTGAACAGTGGATACAGAGGCGATATTATTATgtgtataaaaaaatacatacaaaaggaaaataaatgaatcttatcttttgtttctattttttcaGCAGATGTTCGAGTTAGCTGATGAAATGTAAAAGGCACTAAATGTACAACATTCCAGTTTTAATGATGCTTAAAC
This window harbors:
- the lrrc32 gene encoding LOW QUALITY PROTEIN: transforming growth factor beta activator LRRC32 (The sequence of the model RefSeq protein was modified relative to this genomic sequence to represent the inferred CDS: deleted 1 base in 1 codon), with translation MAGQQPEHRRVEGSLAESSSSVTIDPVMAAFQLLLPLLVTCVAASARPPRRLPACQVVQMDAFCSDLSLRSAPVDLPRGVQTLDLSRNHVQNLTRETLAFHTGLRRLNLRSNEIHFIQPGLFVDMAALKVLDLSRNRLNVFALSNVRLGPLTAVETLDLSSNGLYTGMTDYFLAHSPSLEVLALNGNSITKIAQNTFSGSPRLKKIGLRNNVILEIESGAFDSLSGLTELDLSKNSITCITDFNLCNLKVLNLSKNSVELFHSATSTDYYCLLSLDLSENKMSTFPLLPRNNRLERLDVSRNQLQSVNDTATPDEKTFFSHLRYLDMSYNQLQSLPESFFHCMRSLEVLNVSNNCIGEFSVADEGLLRTVKVINLGYNSLRSLTFGENTLRSLEKLLLRGNGLATLDSGVFRRLPSIEHLQLRQNNLQICSWGRNRQDAPGCVSFSSVPTLQILDLSDNQLRTVPADAFAGSPLKSLDLSLNPGLDMDRDSLSGLERSLVHLLLRENNISSLSMDLSSLTSLKHIDLSTNQLTTVPAWNRDSSIESLNLQNNHLVTLEYSTMLALEPSLKTLYMGSNPLSCCSNLDLLQMVQNSAVVVPDIETATCVHQEYSEPVNIEQVTQDMCLRPGGRYYAVAAVVVALVTVVALVLLVRCFRARKPEHNRSFRA